TCGCGTTCGGGGACGCCTACCGCAACGAGGTGTACGCCGCGAGCCTGGCGGCcgggtcgccgtcgtcgttcgAGCGGTGCGCCACCGACACGTTCCGCGTGGGGGGCCCCTGCGGCTACGGCGTCTGCTACCTCTACCTCCGCCGCTCCGGCCGCGACGGGTGGACGCCGCAGTGGGTCAGGGTCTACGAGCCCACCTCCGGCACCCCCTCCACCTTCTACTACGGCGACCCCCTCCCCAACGCCGTCTGGTACGGCCTCAACCGCTgcccccgcctcgccgtggcgacgtcgccggcgagatgATCATGGCCGGTCCGATCACCACGAGCACGCCATTTACCGATTGGATTAATGGGATGTCCATGATGTGTTACCACGTGTATGTATTGTATGATTCAATGCGTCTGTGATAATCCAGAAGTTAATCTTCAATAATATGAACAGATCTGATCCTGCTCTGATCCGATCCGTGAATTTGTTAATCGGCACATGTCCCCTCCCCTACTATTGCATGGAGTCCTTTTGACACTTCCAAGATTGAGATTTGATTGATATCGAGAATTCAAGATCGAGATTTGATTATCTGATATCATGACCTACTTTTGACACTTCTAAGATTGAGTTCTAAGATTAagatttgattatttgatatCATGGCTcaatgtcattgactcatatGGGTATTTATACGGTCATTTAGGAGTGTCAACATAAACAATTTGGCAGCTAAGAAAGGGAAGTGTCAAACAATCAAATTTATCGCTGTGCGTTTATCATGGGCAGATATTCCTTTCAAATGGaaagttttgaactttttttttaatccattgAAGCAGCTAAATGATTTGTATCTATCATTTATCTGTTTCAATTTGCAATCCCAAATCATGGTTCTGTTTCAGTTTCCAATCCCAGATCATGGTTCAGGTTGACCTATCTGTTACCGGAGTCAAGGAAGAAGACGATGACAATGGCTAAAGAAGGGAACCTTATAACGGGAGGGACGTGTTGGGGCTATCATGGTCAGGGTTCACAATCCTGATACCGGATCAAGAAAAACCTCTCACTAGTGGTATCTCTGG
This is a stretch of genomic DNA from Oryza brachyantha chromosome 1, ObraRS2, whole genome shotgun sequence. It encodes these proteins:
- the LOC102707635 gene encoding embryo-specific protein ATS3A-like, whose translation is MARRRSGPPPPPHHRLALIALAALSSCLASATTLSSQPQPAEILLPSFATAAEAEADGGGAAEAARTCWYTVQIKTSCASPRRTSDAVSLAFGDAYRNEVYAASLAAGSPSSFERCATDTFRVGGPCGYGVCYLYLRRSGRDGWTPQWVRVYEPTSGTPSTFYYGDPLPNAVWYGLNRCPRLAVATSPAR